From a single Streptomyces sp. NBC_01264 genomic region:
- a CDS encoding NAD(P)-binding domain-containing protein — MDDLVVVGAGPYGLSIAAHAAGAGLGVRILGRPMASWRDHMPEGMYLKSEPWSSNLSAPGGRYTLAEYCAGRGIAAEHGTPLPIGTFSAYGLWFARHAAPPVEEATVTEVTPQGGGFLIRTAEGPPLLARTVALAVGVMPFVRYPEALRGLPAAHYSHSSDHRDLTRFAGREVAVLGAGQAALETAALLAESGARPCLVARRPRLNWNTVPQPLRRPPLRALRDPHSGLGTGWRSWAWSELPWAVRRLPAPTRERIAATALGPAGAWWLRERFERRVPVLLGHRLRRAVPAGGRTRLGLAGPAGESVVLDTSHVIAATGFTPDLARLELLDAGLRAALATVGESGTPELSPGFESSWPGLFFAGLLTAPSFGPSMRFVHGAGFTAGRLVSGVRKRLGARSPLTGSTGTPRNDRAPAAGHRA, encoded by the coding sequence ATGGATGACCTCGTGGTGGTCGGGGCGGGGCCCTACGGGCTGTCGATCGCGGCGCACGCGGCCGGTGCGGGGCTCGGGGTGCGGATCCTCGGGCGGCCCATGGCCTCCTGGCGGGACCACATGCCCGAGGGCATGTACCTCAAGTCGGAGCCGTGGTCCTCCAACCTCTCGGCGCCCGGGGGGCGTTACACGCTGGCCGAGTACTGCGCGGGCCGCGGGATCGCCGCCGAGCACGGAACTCCGCTGCCCATCGGGACGTTCAGCGCGTACGGGCTCTGGTTCGCCCGGCACGCAGCACCCCCGGTGGAGGAGGCGACCGTCACCGAAGTCACCCCGCAGGGCGGGGGTTTCCTGATCCGCACGGCCGAGGGGCCGCCGCTGCTCGCGCGGACGGTCGCGCTGGCCGTGGGCGTGATGCCCTTCGTCCGGTACCCCGAGGCGCTGCGGGGGCTGCCCGCGGCGCACTACTCGCACAGCAGCGACCACCGCGACCTGACCCGCTTCGCCGGCCGCGAGGTCGCCGTGCTCGGCGCCGGGCAGGCGGCCCTGGAGACCGCGGCCCTGCTCGCGGAGAGCGGGGCCCGGCCGTGCCTCGTGGCCCGGCGCCCCCGGCTGAACTGGAACACCGTCCCGCAGCCGCTGCGGCGGCCCCCGCTGCGCGCCCTGCGCGATCCGCACAGCGGCCTGGGCACCGGCTGGCGCAGCTGGGCCTGGTCGGAGCTGCCCTGGGCGGTGCGCCGGCTGCCCGCGCCCACCCGGGAGCGGATCGCGGCGACCGCGCTGGGCCCGGCCGGAGCCTGGTGGCTGCGGGAGCGCTTCGAGCGGCGGGTCCCGGTCCTGCTCGGGCACCGGCTGCGGCGGGCCGTCCCGGCGGGCGGGCGGACCCGGCTCGGGCTGGCCGGCCCCGCCGGGGAGTCCGTCGTCCTGGACACCTCGCACGTGATCGCGGCGACCGGCTTCACCCCGGACCTGGCCCGGCTGGAGCTGCTCGACGCGGGGCTGCGGGCCGCGCTGGCCACCGTAGGGGAGAGCGGGACGCCGGAGCTGAGTCCCGGTTTCGAGTCCTCGTGGCCCGGACTGTTCTTCGCGGGGCTGCTGACCGCTCCCTCATTCGGCCCTTCCATGCGATTCGTGCACGGTGCCGGCTTCACGGCGGGGAGACTGGTGTCAGGAGTCCGCAAGCGTCTGGGGGCCCGGAGCCCGCTGACGGGATCCACCGGCACGCCCCGGAACGACCGGGCTCCGGCTGCCGGGCATAGAGCGTGA
- a CDS encoding ATP-grasp domain-containing protein: MGRSRYLRAVHPGPSGGLDPEAPEALLECLTGVSEVIGRPAVLIAMDDLSAIAVSRVAPMLTDRFRIPHQPDDLPARVADKAELSRLCARWDVPHPETVIPASAAEAAEAAWRLGLPVIAKWSRPWLLPQGTGLRSTTLLHAAAEARRLYERAEEAGSRLLLQRYLPAGPDTDWFFHGAFGRGGRPLITGSGRKEMSWPVRTGLTAVGRWLPDPAVEEAGLRLAERLGYQGILDLDFRRDEQGVFRLVDFNPRPGAQFRLFTDAGGLDVVQAMYLDLTGQRVPEPSGGPGRVFVAENYALLAAVRGRSLPRRPPAPPAAAGAATAPARRSRERSEVEAAWFAADDPLPFLAMLAAFLGRGAFKGLRMLRGVPEQGRRTARAVVRAPRQRGREVPPAAAGPGPRSAPPEAPAEPDELVTR, translated from the coding sequence ATGGGGCGTTCGCGCTACCTGCGTGCCGTGCATCCCGGACCCTCCGGCGGGCTCGACCCCGAGGCGCCCGAGGCGTTGCTGGAGTGCCTGACCGGGGTCTCCGAGGTGATCGGCCGTCCGGCGGTGCTCATCGCCATGGACGACCTCAGCGCGATCGCGGTGTCGCGGGTCGCACCGATGCTGACGGACCGTTTCCGGATCCCCCATCAGCCCGACGACCTGCCGGCGCGGGTGGCGGACAAGGCGGAGCTGTCGCGGCTCTGCGCCCGGTGGGACGTACCGCACCCGGAGACCGTGATCCCGGCGAGCGCGGCGGAGGCGGCGGAGGCCGCGTGGCGGCTGGGGCTCCCGGTGATCGCCAAGTGGAGCCGGCCGTGGCTGCTGCCCCAGGGCACCGGCCTGCGCAGCACCACCCTGCTCCACGCGGCCGCCGAGGCACGGCGGCTGTACGAGCGGGCGGAGGAGGCGGGGAGCCGGCTGCTGCTCCAGCGGTACCTGCCGGCCGGGCCGGACACCGACTGGTTCTTCCACGGCGCGTTCGGCCGGGGCGGGCGGCCGCTGATCACCGGGTCCGGGCGCAAGGAGATGTCCTGGCCGGTGCGTACGGGACTGACGGCGGTCGGGCGGTGGCTGCCGGATCCGGCGGTGGAGGAGGCGGGGCTGCGGCTCGCCGAGCGGCTCGGCTACCAGGGGATCCTGGACCTGGACTTCCGCCGGGACGAGCAGGGCGTCTTCCGCCTGGTGGACTTCAACCCGCGTCCCGGGGCGCAGTTCCGGCTCTTCACGGACGCGGGCGGCCTGGACGTGGTCCAGGCGATGTACCTGGACCTGACGGGCCAGCGGGTCCCGGAGCCGTCCGGCGGACCGGGCCGGGTCTTCGTGGCGGAGAACTACGCGCTGCTCGCGGCGGTACGGGGCCGCTCGCTCCCGCGCCGCCCCCCGGCTCCGCCCGCCGCGGCGGGAGCCGCGACGGCCCCCGCGCGGCGGAGCCGGGAGCGCAGCGAGGTGGAGGCGGCGTGGTTCGCGGCCGACGACCCGCTGCCCTTCCTGGCGATGCTCGCCGCCTTCCTGGGGCGGGGCGCCTTCAAGGGCCTGCGGATGCTGCGCGGGGTCCCCGAGCAGGGCCGCCGGACGGCCCGGGCGGTGGTCCGCGCCCCGCGCCAGCGGGGCCGGGAGGTGCCCCCGGCCGCCGCGGGGCCCGGCCCCCGGTCCGCCCCGCCGGAGGCCCCGGCGGAGCCGGACGAGCTGGTGACGCGGTGA
- a CDS encoding glycoside hydrolase family 26 protein: MPRPRRRLASTCIGTVTAGLLATGAALAAPEEQSTGSDIAMGAYLDYGPPGVARIPFLSNWLGGKEIRVGHTYLPGDQWAGIEGNVSFLDDWAQWRRQRDDRMFVLNVPMQERNEARVPDYQVTQLIRAGADGQYDRHFKKLAERLVALGVPDTVIVLGWEMNGTTYTHRCGPDPENWKAYWKRVVNTMRSVPGQKFKFDFTPNRGTDAIGWTKCYPGDDVVDIVGMDSYDQAPGRTFDDQISQPYGLQQHVDFARAHGKEISYPEWGLFRNGDNPEYVRRMLQWIEKQKPLYHTITDYCPHGVWQCKQNPASTKVFREALTPQRPDPVIPTPVVPTPVVPTPVIPTPQVPTPEIPTPVVTPPVVLPSPEVPSPVAPSPVEPSPVEPSPAEPSPVAPSPVEPSPAVPSPAVPSPVVPSPVEPSPVEPSPVEPSPVEPSPVVPTPSPVVPSPQVPVEPSPAVPSPVEPSPVEPSPVVPASPSPSPVVPKPSPEVPSPVPSPEPSQPPKPTTPTPPVNSTEWCVPINFGEWLSKLVGKQSVCVKVDWGKESGFWPF, translated from the coding sequence ATGCCCAGACCACGCCGCCGACTGGCGAGCACCTGCATCGGAACGGTGACGGCCGGGCTGCTCGCCACCGGGGCCGCCCTCGCGGCCCCCGAGGAGCAGAGCACCGGTTCCGACATCGCCATGGGCGCCTACCTCGACTACGGGCCTCCCGGAGTGGCCCGCATCCCGTTCCTGTCGAACTGGCTGGGCGGCAAGGAGATCCGGGTCGGGCACACCTATCTGCCCGGTGACCAGTGGGCCGGCATCGAGGGCAACGTCAGCTTCCTCGACGACTGGGCGCAGTGGCGGCGCCAGCGGGACGACCGGATGTTCGTCCTCAACGTGCCCATGCAGGAGCGGAACGAGGCCCGGGTCCCCGACTACCAGGTGACCCAGCTGATCCGGGCGGGCGCCGACGGCCAGTACGACCGGCACTTCAAGAAGCTCGCCGAACGGCTGGTGGCGCTGGGCGTCCCGGACACGGTGATCGTGCTCGGCTGGGAGATGAACGGCACCACGTACACCCACCGCTGCGGACCCGACCCGGAGAACTGGAAGGCGTACTGGAAGCGCGTGGTCAACACGATGCGCTCCGTGCCCGGCCAGAAGTTCAAGTTCGATTTCACCCCGAACCGCGGCACGGACGCGATCGGCTGGACCAAGTGCTACCCGGGCGACGACGTGGTCGACATCGTCGGGATGGATTCGTACGACCAGGCTCCCGGCCGGACCTTCGACGACCAGATCAGCCAGCCGTACGGGCTCCAGCAGCACGTGGACTTCGCCCGCGCACACGGCAAAGAGATCTCGTACCCGGAGTGGGGGCTGTTCCGCAACGGGGACAACCCGGAGTACGTGCGGCGCATGCTGCAGTGGATCGAGAAGCAGAAGCCGCTCTACCACACCATCACCGACTACTGCCCGCACGGCGTCTGGCAGTGCAAGCAGAACCCGGCCTCGACGAAGGTCTTCCGCGAGGCGCTGACCCCGCAGCGGCCCGATCCGGTCATCCCGACCCCGGTCGTCCCCACCCCCGTGGTGCCCACGCCGGTCATCCCGACCCCGCAGGTCCCCACGCCCGAGATCCCGACACCGGTGGTCACCCCGCCGGTCGTGCTCCCCAGCCCGGAGGTCCCGAGCCCGGTCGCCCCGAGCCCGGTCGAGCCCAGCCCGGTCGAGCCCAGCCCGGCGGAGCCCAGCCCGGTCGCCCCGAGCCCGGTGGAGCCGAGCCCGGCCGTCCCGAGTCCCGCCGTCCCGAGCCCGGTCGTCCCCAGCCCGGTCGAGCCCAGCCCGGTCGAGCCCAGCCCGGTCGAGCCCAGCCCGGTCGAGCCCAGCCCGGTCGTCCCGACGCCCTCGCCCGTGGTCCCGAGCCCCCAGGTCCCGGTCGAGCCGAGCCCGGCCGTCCCCAGCCCGGTGGAGCCCAGCCCCGTCGAGCCCAGCCCGGTCGTCCCGGCGAGCCCGAGCCCCAGCCCGGTCGTACCCAAGCCGAGCCCCGAGGTCCCGTCCCCGGTGCCCTCGCCCGAGCCGTCCCAGCCGCCCAAGCCGACGACCCCGACCCCGCCCGTCAACAGCACGGAGTGGTGCGTGCCGATCAACTTCGGCGAGTGGCTCTCCAAGCTGGTCGGCAAGCAGTCGGTCTGCGTCAAGGTCGACTGGGGCAAGGAGTCCGGCTTCTGGCCCTTCTAG
- a CDS encoding GNAT family N-acetyltransferase, translating into MTSGSAGALSVTLCRDPRQFAALEEPWNRLVRGCPTATPFQSHAWLHSWWLSYGKDGRLRIVLVRRGEELVGAAALMLVHRPMPLLVPLGGGITDYFDVLVAARYADQVVPALANGLHRAARGAVVDLREVRPGAAAEAVYAAWPGIASKLTDSTCMELPAMPFDELVKRMPASGAQRVRAKLRKTDAAGIEEHEVTEQEVPRAVRTLLRLHEKQWRGRGVTPEHLKPRFAEHLTRATRRMVRAGEGRLAEFRLDGKVVAANLTLLSGALSGGYLYGADPDLRDRKVDVATLLLRYEATRALAEGRPVVSFLRGNEPYKNHWRPRTVVNQRFLLATAALAPLLRLHESQVTGRERAVDVLREALPAARDWRARLNELRVR; encoded by the coding sequence ATGACCTCCGGCTCCGCCGGGGCCCTGTCGGTGACGCTGTGCCGCGATCCCCGGCAGTTCGCCGCGCTGGAGGAGCCGTGGAACCGGCTCGTCCGCGGCTGTCCCACCGCCACTCCCTTCCAGAGCCACGCCTGGCTGCACTCCTGGTGGCTGTCCTACGGCAAGGACGGCCGGCTCCGCATCGTCCTGGTGCGGCGCGGGGAGGAACTGGTCGGCGCGGCCGCGCTGATGCTCGTACACCGGCCGATGCCGCTGCTGGTGCCCCTCGGCGGGGGCATCACCGACTACTTCGACGTGCTCGTCGCCGCGCGGTACGCCGACCAGGTCGTCCCGGCCCTGGCCAACGGTCTGCACCGGGCCGCCCGGGGCGCGGTCGTCGACCTGCGCGAGGTGCGGCCGGGTGCCGCCGCCGAAGCCGTGTACGCGGCCTGGCCGGGGATCGCCAGCAAGCTCACCGATTCCACCTGCATGGAGCTGCCGGCCATGCCCTTCGACGAGCTGGTCAAGCGGATGCCGGCCTCCGGCGCCCAGCGGGTGCGGGCCAAGCTCCGCAAGACCGACGCGGCCGGGATCGAGGAGCACGAGGTCACCGAGCAGGAAGTGCCGCGAGCGGTACGGACCCTGCTGCGGCTGCACGAGAAGCAGTGGCGCGGCCGCGGGGTGACCCCCGAACACCTCAAGCCCCGCTTCGCCGAACACCTGACCCGGGCCACGCGGCGGATGGTGCGCGCCGGGGAGGGCCGGCTGGCCGAGTTCCGGCTCGACGGCAAGGTGGTGGCCGCCAACCTCACCCTGCTCTCGGGCGCGCTCAGCGGCGGCTACCTCTACGGCGCCGATCCCGATCTGCGGGACCGGAAGGTGGACGTGGCCACGCTGCTCCTGCGCTACGAGGCCACCCGCGCGCTCGCCGAGGGACGCCCGGTGGTGAGCTTCCTGCGGGGCAACGAGCCGTACAAGAACCACTGGCGGCCGCGGACGGTGGTCAACCAGCGCTTCCTGCTGGCCACGGCCGCGCTCGCGCCCCTGCTGCGACTGCACGAGTCGCAGGTGACGGGGCGCGAGCGGGCGGTGGACGTCCTGCGGGAGGCGTTGCCGGCCGCCAGGGACTGGCGGGCGCGGCTCAACGAACTGCGGGTCCGATGA
- a CDS encoding lipopolysaccharide biosynthesis protein produces the protein MADTADQKKSTHRRRVRLLSPPAWWPLPAAALLGLAAGGAYGVLKAPEYAATSYVVAVPDDTTEPATALGFAQAYARIATSSSTLAYAQPRAGIGVAQLRTQVRAETSPESPMIAITGTAKSAGEAADIANAVADALSLSSNQAAKNTGVQLLLFNQAVAPSDPATASPALSGAVGLCAGGLLGGLWLLARPTAARRRGEGSVEEGLTESPVESVEEYASLPAQGEPAAAKEKESVR, from the coding sequence ATGGCGGACACCGCCGACCAGAAGAAGTCCACCCACCGGCGCCGGGTTCGGCTGCTGTCGCCGCCCGCGTGGTGGCCGCTGCCCGCCGCCGCGCTGCTGGGGCTCGCCGCGGGCGGGGCGTACGGGGTGCTCAAGGCGCCCGAGTACGCCGCCACCAGTTACGTCGTCGCGGTCCCCGACGACACCACCGAGCCGGCCACCGCCCTCGGCTTCGCCCAGGCCTACGCCCGCATCGCCACCAGCAGTTCGACCCTCGCGTACGCCCAGCCCCGCGCGGGCATCGGCGTGGCGCAGCTGCGGACCCAGGTCCGTGCCGAGACCTCCCCCGAGTCCCCGATGATCGCCATCACCGGGACCGCGAAGAGCGCCGGCGAGGCGGCCGACATCGCCAATGCCGTGGCCGACGCCCTGTCGCTGAGCAGCAACCAGGCCGCCAAGAACACCGGCGTGCAGCTGCTCCTCTTCAACCAGGCCGTCGCGCCCAGCGACCCCGCGACCGCGTCCCCCGCCCTGAGCGGGGCGGTCGGGCTGTGTGCGGGCGGGCTGCTGGGCGGGCTGTGGCTGCTGGCCCGGCCGACGGCCGCCCGGCGGCGCGGCGAGGGCTCCGTCGAGGAGGGGCTGACGGAGTCGCCCGTGGAGAGCGTCGAGGAGTACGCCTCGCTGCCCGCGCAGGGCGAGCCGGCCGCGGCCAAGGAGAAGGAGTCGGTGCGATGA
- a CDS encoding glycosyltransferase, with the protein MTPGKVLHVITGLGVGGAEQQLRLLLRHMPMHCDVLTLTNPGPVAEGLRADGVRVVHLGMRGNRDLGAMPKLVRFIRRGRYDLVHTHLYRACVYGRLAARLAGVRVSVATEHSLGAGEIEGRPLSGGVRALYLASERLGAATVAVSDTVAARLEAWGVPAGRVHVVPNGIEAVRFRFDEGVRRATRTRTGLPERAFVVGGVGRLVPGKRFDVLVRAVAALPGAHLLLAGDGPERAALRRLAAELGAQSRIHLLGERDPLGDSADGRTPGIPALLAAMDVFVSASREEAFGLAVIEALAAGLPVLHVTCPAIDDLPAAQAPGARRIGTGTEELVAALRGHMEAGAMRLPPPGVVRRYDIGRSAAQLLHVYDHAMAASAAGARRAVALPGPGRGPRGADPAGPESAVPLPGTRPRTPAPQMPEGPDLPEGPDSPEGLDSGSGRPEGAASLPRAALGGEAG; encoded by the coding sequence GTGACCCCCGGGAAGGTGCTGCACGTCATCACCGGACTCGGTGTCGGCGGCGCCGAGCAGCAACTGCGGCTACTGCTGCGGCACATGCCGATGCACTGCGACGTCCTGACGCTGACCAACCCCGGCCCGGTCGCGGAGGGGCTGCGCGCCGACGGGGTCCGGGTCGTCCACCTCGGGATGCGCGGCAACCGCGACCTGGGGGCGATGCCCAAGCTGGTCAGGTTCATCCGGCGGGGCCGTTACGACCTGGTCCACACGCACCTGTACCGGGCCTGCGTGTACGGGCGCCTCGCGGCCCGGCTCGCGGGCGTACGGGTGAGCGTGGCGACCGAACACTCCCTCGGGGCGGGCGAGATCGAGGGCCGGCCGCTCTCGGGCGGGGTCCGCGCCCTGTACCTGGCGAGCGAGCGGCTGGGAGCCGCGACCGTGGCCGTGTCGGACACGGTCGCGGCCCGCCTGGAGGCCTGGGGAGTGCCGGCCGGACGGGTGCACGTAGTGCCGAACGGGATCGAAGCCGTGCGGTTCCGCTTCGACGAGGGCGTACGGCGGGCCACCCGGACCCGGACCGGGCTGCCCGAGCGGGCCTTCGTCGTCGGCGGCGTCGGCCGGCTGGTGCCGGGCAAGCGGTTCGACGTCCTGGTCCGGGCGGTGGCGGCGCTGCCCGGCGCGCACCTGCTGCTCGCCGGGGACGGGCCGGAGCGGGCGGCCCTGCGCCGGCTCGCCGCCGAGCTGGGGGCGCAGAGCCGGATCCACCTGCTGGGGGAGCGGGATCCGCTGGGCGATTCCGCCGACGGGCGGACCCCGGGGATCCCGGCGCTGCTCGCCGCGATGGACGTGTTCGTGTCCGCCTCGCGGGAGGAGGCCTTCGGGCTGGCGGTGATCGAGGCGCTGGCGGCGGGGCTGCCGGTGCTGCACGTCACCTGCCCGGCGATCGACGACCTGCCCGCGGCGCAGGCGCCCGGGGCGCGGCGGATCGGCACCGGCACGGAGGAACTCGTCGCCGCGCTGCGGGGGCACATGGAGGCCGGCGCGATGCGGCTGCCGCCGCCGGGGGTGGTGCGGCGGTACGACATCGGGCGGTCGGCGGCGCAGCTGCTCCACGTGTACGACCACGCGATGGCCGCCTCGGCGGCCGGGGCCCGGAGGGCGGTGGCGCTGCCCGGTCCCGGCCGGGGGCCCCGGGGTGCTGACCCGGCGGGTCCGGAGAGTGCGGTGCCGTTGCCGGGGACCCGTCCCCGGACCCCTGCTCCTCAAATGCCGGAGGGCCCGGATTTGCCGGAGGGCCCGGATTCGCCGGAAGGGCTGGATTCGGGCTCGGGCCGTCCGGAAGGTGCGGCGTCGCTGCCACGGGCCGCCCTGGGTGGAGAGGCCGGCTGA
- a CDS encoding polysaccharide deacetylase family protein translates to MSADTDTARPAAAAPARRTGSPWVLMYHSVAEFTDPAEDPYGITVTPHALEAQLLWLRSRGLRGVSVGELLRARVAGRDAGLVGLTFDDGYTDFLTRALPLLRRYDCTATLFVLPGRLGVDNVWDPLGPRKPLLTAEGIREVAAAGQEIGSHGLLHQDLTAAPDDVLQQELRGSRELIRELTGTLPAGFCYPYGHLDARVVAATRAAGYGYACAIDPGRLAGPHAMPRTHISQADGGPRLRIKQVRHQVRELRRAVHL, encoded by the coding sequence ATGTCCGCTGACACCGACACGGCGCGCCCCGCCGCCGCGGCCCCCGCCCGCCGCACCGGCTCGCCGTGGGTCCTGATGTACCACTCCGTCGCCGAGTTCACCGATCCCGCGGAGGACCCGTACGGCATCACCGTCACCCCACACGCGCTGGAGGCCCAGCTGCTGTGGCTGCGCTCCCGCGGGCTGCGCGGGGTGTCCGTCGGAGAGCTGCTGCGGGCCCGCGTCGCCGGGAGGGACGCCGGACTGGTCGGGCTGACCTTCGACGACGGGTACACCGACTTCCTGACCCGCGCGCTGCCGCTGCTGCGCCGCTACGACTGCACCGCCACCCTCTTCGTCCTGCCCGGGCGGCTCGGCGTGGACAACGTCTGGGACCCGCTGGGCCCCCGCAAGCCCCTGCTCACCGCCGAGGGCATCCGCGAAGTCGCCGCCGCCGGACAGGAGATCGGCTCGCACGGGCTGCTCCACCAGGACCTCACCGCGGCCCCCGACGACGTACTGCAGCAGGAACTGCGCGGCAGCCGCGAGCTGATCCGGGAGCTGACCGGGACGCTGCCCGCCGGATTCTGCTACCCGTACGGGCACCTCGACGCCCGGGTCGTCGCCGCGACCCGGGCCGCCGGCTACGGCTACGCCTGCGCCATCGACCCGGGCCGCCTCGCCGGACCCCACGCGATGCCCCGTACGCACATCAGCCAGGCCGACGGCGGACCGCGGCTGCGGATCAAGCAGGTGCGCCACCAGGTGCGGGAACTGCGCCGGGCGGTGCACCTGTGA
- the murJ gene encoding murein biosynthesis integral membrane protein MurJ — protein MGAATGRDPGAEPRRGGLRRTPGGPGVTGDEPRTGIGGALAKAAAVTAGLTAAGAVFGLVRDQTIAHLFGAGHDSDAFLIAWTVPEMASTLLIEDAMALLMVPAFSHALARRAASRAGLTRQEARAQDPVRLLVGATLPRLLVLLAAVASVLIVAAPLVVGVLAPGLPDPGLAVECTRMTALTVLSFGIAGYFSAALRAHRSFVPPAAIYVSYNVGIIGTMVALHALWGVRAAAAGVAVGGMLMALVQLPAFIRNVGFGPPRAKGAPRCQRDRDRPTLIAFGVIAPVIFFAVFRQSQVLVERFLAASLPSGAISHLNYAQKVAQMPMVLSLMICTVTFPVVAQAMAGGERDKARRRVERDLALASLAVLMGTALVIGYAPQIIQVLFERGAFTHADTEATASVMRVYGLGLLGHCLVGALSRPFFSTDRPTWFPALAMGSGLLVNIVAGAFAVGWWGTYGIAAANAAGISTTAVLLLTGLGSRIIAIQVRRVAISIGRLSVAALAACATGWIAGPMIPDPLVSAALGCLLVPAMFGATGMAIRALEVTALPGQLAQLTAHLTSQLTQRFRNVR, from the coding sequence CTGGGCGCCGCGACGGGCCGGGATCCGGGCGCCGAGCCGCGGCGGGGCGGCCTGCGCCGGACGCCGGGTGGCCCCGGGGTGACGGGCGACGAGCCCCGTACGGGGATCGGCGGGGCGCTCGCCAAGGCGGCCGCCGTGACCGCCGGGCTGACCGCCGCCGGGGCGGTGTTCGGGCTGGTCCGCGACCAGACCATCGCGCACCTCTTCGGAGCCGGGCACGACAGCGACGCCTTCCTCATCGCCTGGACCGTCCCCGAGATGGCCTCGACGCTGCTCATCGAGGACGCCATGGCCCTGCTGATGGTGCCCGCCTTCAGCCACGCCCTGGCCCGCCGGGCCGCCAGCAGGGCCGGGCTCACCCGGCAGGAGGCCCGCGCGCAGGATCCCGTACGGCTGCTCGTGGGGGCCACGCTGCCCCGGCTGCTGGTGCTCCTGGCCGCCGTGGCCTCCGTGCTCATCGTCGCCGCGCCGCTCGTCGTGGGCGTGCTCGCGCCGGGGCTGCCCGACCCCGGGCTCGCCGTCGAATGCACCCGGATGACCGCCCTGACCGTGCTGTCCTTCGGGATCGCCGGCTACTTCAGCGCCGCCCTCAGGGCGCACCGCTCCTTCGTGCCGCCCGCCGCCATCTACGTGTCGTACAACGTCGGCATCATCGGGACCATGGTCGCCCTGCACGCCCTGTGGGGGGTGCGCGCGGCCGCTGCCGGGGTCGCCGTCGGCGGGATGCTGATGGCCCTGGTCCAACTCCCCGCCTTCATCCGGAACGTCGGCTTCGGACCGCCCCGTGCCAAGGGTGCCCCCCGCTGCCAGCGCGACCGCGACCGGCCCACCCTGATCGCCTTCGGGGTGATCGCCCCGGTCATCTTCTTCGCCGTCTTCCGGCAGTCCCAGGTCCTCGTCGAGCGGTTCCTCGCCGCCTCGCTGCCGTCCGGCGCCATCTCACACCTCAACTACGCGCAAAAAGTCGCGCAGATGCCGATGGTGCTCTCCCTGATGATCTGCACCGTCACCTTCCCCGTCGTCGCCCAGGCCATGGCCGGCGGGGAACGGGACAAGGCCCGCAGGCGGGTCGAGCGGGACCTCGCGCTCGCCTCGCTCGCCGTCCTCATGGGCACCGCGCTCGTCATCGGGTACGCCCCCCAGATCATCCAGGTCCTCTTCGAACGCGGGGCGTTCACCCACGCCGACACCGAGGCCACCGCCTCCGTCATGCGGGTCTACGGCCTCGGCCTGCTCGGCCACTGCCTCGTCGGGGCGCTCTCGCGGCCCTTCTTCTCCACCGACCGGCCCACCTGGTTCCCGGCCCTCGCCATGGGCTCCGGACTCCTCGTCAACATCGTCGCCGGAGCCTTCGCCGTCGGCTGGTGGGGCACCTACGGGATCGCCGCCGCCAACGCCGCCGGCATCTCCACCACCGCCGTCCTGCTGCTCACCGGACTCGGCTCGCGGATCATCGCCATCCAGGTCCGCCGCGTCGCCATCAGCATCGGCCGGCTCTCCGTCGCGGCCCTCGCCGCCTGCGCCACCGGCTGGATCGCCGGACCGATGATCCCCGATCCGCTGGTCAGCGCCGCCCTCGGCTGCCTGCTGGTCCCGGCCATGTTCGGCGCCACCGGCATGGCCATACGGGCCCTGGAGGTCACCGCCCTGCCGGGCCAGCTCGCCCAGCTCACCGCTCACCTCACCTCCCAGCTCACCCAGAGGTTCCGCAATGTCCGCTGA